A single window of Phoenix dactylifera cultivar Barhee BC4 unplaced genomic scaffold, palm_55x_up_171113_PBpolish2nd_filt_p 000117F, whole genome shotgun sequence DNA harbors:
- the LOC120104819 gene encoding 2-keto-3-deoxy-L-rhamnonate aldolase-like — protein MEHGSGGIAEALPCLLALAAARTPAILRLPELSAAWAKKALDLGPQGLMFPMIESPGAAELAVSFCRFPPRGVHGSVHTVVRASAYGINDGYLARVDEETSPPPWPEAILLGFQHYLVMLGTTV, from the exons ATGGAGCACGGCTCTGGCGGCATCGCGGAGGCCCTCCCCTGCCTCCTCGCCCTCGCCGCCGCCCGCACCCCGGCCATCCTCCGCCTTCCAGAGCTCTCCGCCGCCTGGGCCAAGAAGGCCCTTGATCTCGGCCCCCAGGGACTCATGTTCCCCATGATCGAGTCCCCCGGCGCTGCCGAGCTCGCCGTCTCATTCTGTCGTTTCCCGCCGCGCGGCGTCCACGGGTCCGTCCACACAGTGGTGCGCGCCTCCGCCTACGGCATCAATGATGGCTACCTGGCGCGGGTTGACGAGGAAACCAGTCCTCCTCCATGGC CGGAGGCTATCCTTCTCGGTTTCCAGCACTACCTGGTTATGCTTGGCACCACTGTT
- the LOC103699972 gene encoding rust resistance kinase Lr10-like produces the protein MGRLGALCTILFFVFLDIGASKDDCPPSSCSPDGPEIRFPFWRSDYPEHCGYPGFELACQGSDTVIKLPSSGAFPIAFIDYAGQILRLESKVCESLLLNVDVSNSPFRFYTNGLEDVIRDFIFLNCSFTATNSRYDYFDYYDEIDCLSESDNRIFLVRPSSNLANLPKYCTPIKTNQWRWPYATFIIRDPILTWERPDCAYCETGGGTCQPHNSTSHEIMCSYQPQPNPLPQLNPPPDHDHRGVCKKCLIIGAVLSTLVLLVTTAISIKVCHSWLLKREKEKESQLKVEKFLEDYKALQPMRYSYADIKKITNQFKTKLGEGGYGSVFKGFLPNGVPVAVKILLTSIGSNGEDFVNEVGTIGRIYHVNVVRLLGFCADGFKRALIYEFMPNESLAKFIFSVNGRSTLLGWDRLHNIAIGIARGIEYLHQGCDQRILHFDIKPHNVLLDDNFCPKISDFGLAKLCSKDQSIVSMTAARGTAGYIAPEVCSRNSGNVSYKSDVYSFGMLLLEMVGGRKNMDATVENTSQVYFPEWIYNRLYQEEELGLHIIEENDAIIARNLTIVALWCIQWYPVDRPSMKSVVQMLEGSMENLVMPPNPFTSAGPLNTHVALSDRRLSTNLTTIPEPYSEQEEV, from the exons ATGGGTAGGTTAGGTGCCCTCTGTACTATTCTCTTCTTCGTCTTTCTGGATATTGGAGCTAGCAAAGATGATTGTCCGCCTTCCAGCTGCAGTCCGGACGGCCCCGAAATCAGATTCCCATTTTGGAGAAGTGACTACCCAGAGCACTGTGGCTATCCAGGATTCGAGCTGGCTTGCCAGGGTAGTGACACTGTCATCAAGCTTCCATCATCCGGAGCTTTTCCTATAGCATTCATCGATTATGCTGGACAGATTCTCCGTCTTGAATCAAAAGTCTGCGAATCCCTCCTCTTGAACGTTGATGTTTCCAACTCGCCTTTCCGCTTCTACACTAACGGCCTGGAAGACGTGATTCGGGACTTCATATTCCTCAACTGTTCATTTACAGCAACCAACAGCAGATACGATTACTTCGATTATTATGATGAAATCGACTGCCTAAGTGAATCTGATAATCGCATCTTCCTCGTGCGACCATCTTCGAACTTGGCTAACTTACCAAAATATTGCACACCAATAAAGACCAACCAGTGGAGATGGCCATATGCTACTTTCATCATACGTGATCCTATTCTAACGTGGGAGAGACCTGATTGTGCTTACTGCGAAACTGGAGGAGGGACTTGTCAACCCCACAATTCTACTAGTCATGAAATTATGTGTTCATACCAACCTCAACCCAATCCTCTGCCTCAACTCAACCCTCCGCCGGATCATGATCATAGAG GTGTATGCAAGAAGTGTTTGATTATAG GTGCAGTCCTGAGCACCTTGGTTCTTTTAGTGACAACGGCAATCTCAATTAAGGTATGCCACTCTTGGTTgctaaaaagagagaaggaaaaggaaagtcAACTAAAGGTTGAAAAGTTCTTGGAAGACTATAAAGCTCTTCAACCCATGAGATATTCTTATGCTGATATCAAGAAGATCACCAATCAATTCAAAACTAAATTAGGTGAGGGTGGTTACGGCAGTGTATTCAAAGGATTTCTTCCTAATGGAGTACCTGTTGCCGTGAAGATACTCCTAACATCTATAGGCAGCAACGGTgaagattttgtaaatgaagtaGGCACCATTGGTAGGATTTACCATGTCAATGTCGTGCGTCTTCTAGGATTCTGTGCTGACGGATTTAAACGAGCTCTTATCTATGAATTCATGCCAAATGAATCGCTGGCGAAGTTCATTTTCTCAGTTAATGGTAGAAGTACATTGCTAGGCTGGGACAGGCTTCATAACATTGCCATTGGCATAGCTAGAGGAATTGAATATCTTCATCAGGGATGTGACCAACGTATCCTCCATTTCGATATTAAGCCCCATAATGTCTTGTTAGACGATAATTTTTGTCCAAAGATTTCGGATTTTGGGCTTGCAAAGTTGTGTtcgaaagaccaaagcatagtGTCAATGACAGCTGCCAGAGGGACTGCAGGTTACATTGCACCAGAAGTGTGCTCTAGGAACTCTGGAAATGTTTCATACAAATCCGATGTTTATAGTTTTGGAATGCTATTGCTGGAAATGGTGGGTGGGAGGAAGAACATGGATGCAACAGTGGAAAACACCAGCCAAGTGTACTTCCCAGAATGGATCTACAATCGTTTGTATCAGGAGGAGGAGCTTGGGCTCCACATTATTGAAGAGAACGATGCAATTATTGCAAGAAACCTGACTATTGTGGCACTTTGGTGCATACAGTGGTATCCAGTGGATCGCCCTTCAATGAAAAGTGTTGTGCAGATGTTAGAGGGAAGCATGGAGAACTTGGTAATGCCTCCCAATCCTTTCACTTCTGCTGGTCCACTAAATACTCACGTAGCTTTGTCTGATAGGCGTCTTAGCACAAATTTGACAACTATCCCCGAACCATACTCTGAGCAAGAAGAAGTTTGA
- the LOC113462143 gene encoding rust resistance kinase Lr10-like: protein MDPRRLASIIAILWLTPTIASGEDCRPSSCGDLRNISYPFRLTTDPPTCGDPQYNLTCDQNRAVLELYSTKYYVEKISYEDQVARVVLADLDPASCSPRSLPFVPPSIFTYGDPYELASDTSVTFVTCPASLEGDPSYIPIASCVDHSSPSKEYLHAVVGYVTVAALRNSCATAGTVPVAGTLRNRTQAAVRDVLLGGFDISWYYVASDHRCESPLQSARCFFQQLWLIIQGAVPPFLYFEGHFIIPGRTIIGISCLMVYLVYKLRRKHRSMDRRIENFLNDYRNSMPIRYSYRHIKKMTNQFKEKLGQGGYGSVFKGKLTTGRPVAIKILEKAKGNGQDFINEVSTIGRIHHTNVVQLIGFCFHGSNRALVYEFMSNGSLDKYIYSQEGKDETLSWEKMQDIALGIARGIEYLHRGCDMQILHFDIKPHNILLDDKFNPKVSDFGLAKLHPMEESRVAVTAARGTIGYMAPELFYKRVGEVSYKSDVYSFGMLLMEMAGRRKNLNPHAPRTSEIYFPSWIYDQLDQGRDLEMEDATDDEKEIAKKLLMIALRCIQMNPAERPSMSQVVEMLENKMEDLQMPSKPFLSSLGKVFKEDHAIFMESSESLCEPGSNTNNRSYDEIISCSSK from the exons ATGGACCCGAGACGGCTGGCCTCCATCATAGCCATCTTGTGGTTAACGCCCACCATCGCCTCCGGAGAAGACTGCCGCCCTTCTTCTTGCGGAGATCTCCGGAACATAAGCTACCCCTTTCGCCTGACCACCGATCCTCCCACCTGCGGAGATCCCCAGTACAACCTCACCTGTGATCAGAACCGAGCCGTCTTGGAGTTGTACTCGACCAAGTACTACGTGGAGAAGATCTCCTACGAGGACCAGGTGGCCCGCGTCGTCCTCGCCGACCTCGATCCCGCGAGCTGCTCCCCGCGGTCTCTACCCTTCGTGCCTCCGTCGATATTCACGTATGGCGATCCCTACGAGCTAGCGAGCGACACCAGCGTCACGTTCGTGACTTGCCCCGCATCATTGGAGGGCGATCCTTCATATATCCCCATCGCTTCTTGTGTCGATCATTCTTCCCCCTCCAAAGAGTACTTGCATGCGGTGGTGGGATATGTGACGGTGGCCGCTCTTCGGAACAGCTGCGCTACCGCAGGGACGGTGCCGGTGGCGGGCACGCTTCGGAATCGCACGCAGGCTGCGGTTCGCGACGTGTTGCTGGGAGGGTTTGACATCTCGTGGTACTACGTGGCTTCGGATCATCGATGCGAAAGCCCACTCCAATCCGCTCGCT GTTTCTTCCAACAATTATGGCTCATTATACAAG GTGCCGTACCACCGTTTCTTTACTTTGAAG GACACTTTATCATACCAGGACGAACAATCATTGGGATATCATGCTTGATGGTCTACCTCGTATACAAATTACGAAGGAAGCATAGATCAATGGACAGGAGAATCGAAAATTTCTTGAATGACTACAGGAATTCCATGCCCATCCGGTACTCTTATCGGCATATCAAGAAGATGACCAatcaatttaaagaaaaattggGCCAAGGAGGTTATGGTTCAGTGTTCAAGGGAAAGCTTACGACAGGCCGTCCAGTGGCAATAAAGATTTTAGAGAAGGCCAAAGGAAATGGGCAGGATTTTATCAATGAAGTGTCCACCATTGGAAGGATTCACCACACCAATGTGGTGCAACTCATTGGTTTTTGCTTTCATGGTTCAAACAGAGCTTTAGTTTATGAATTCATGTCCAATGGATCACTAGATAAGTATATATATTCGCAAGAAGGAAAGGATGAGACATTGAGTTGGGAGAAGATGCAAGATATTGCCCTTGGAATAGCACGAGGGATTGAATATCTTCATCGAGGTTGTGACATGCAAATTTTACATTTTGATATCAAGCCTCACAACATCCTTTTGGATGATAAGTTCAACCCCAAAGTATCTGACTTTGGATTAGCAAAACTCCATCCTATGGAAGAGAGTAGGGTTGCGGTAACTGCTGCAAGAGGAACCATAGGATACATGGCCCCTGAGCTATTCTACAAAAGGGTTGGTGAAGTCTCTTACAAGTCCGATGTTTATAGTTTTGGGATGTTATTGATGGAAATGGCAGGCAGAAGGAAGAATCTAAACCCACATGCTCCACGAACCAGTGAAATCTACTTCCCCTCATGGATTTATGACCAGCTTGATCAAGGAAGAGACTTGGAAATGGAGGATGCCACTGATGATGAAAAGGAAATTGCAAAGAAACTCCTAATGATAGCACTACGGTGTATACAAATGAATCCGGCAGAGAGACCATCTATGAGCCAAGTTGTAGAAATGTTAGAAAACAAAATGGAGGATTTGCAAATGCCATCAAAGCCTTTTCTATCATCTCTAGGCAAGGTGTTCAAGGAAGATCATGCAATCTTCATGGAATCCTCAGAATCGTTATGTGAGCCTGGAAGCAATACAAACAATAGATCATATGATGAGATAATCTCTTGCTCTTCCAAATAA